The genomic window GATCCGGCCGTACGCGTCGAAGGTGATCCCCTCTCCCGGCACATCGACCGTGAAGATCACGGAGGCGGCGAGCGGGACGAGGAAGTACAGCCCGGCGCAGGCGAGGACGAGCGGGCGCCACAGGGCAGGGCGCCGCAGTGCCGGGCGCCCGGGGTTCAGGCCAGCCATCGCGCGCTCCGTCGTTGCAGGGGCAGGTACACCGCCATGACCAGCCCGGCGATCAGGACCATGTCGAGGCTGAGGGCGAGCGCCACGTTCTCCTGGCCGACCAGGACGTTGCCGGAGATGGCGTCGGCGATCTGCAGGGTGACCAGCGGGATCGAGCTGCCCACCATGGCCGCGGCGGTGGCGTACGCGGCGAAGGCGCTGCCGAAGAGCAGGACGAGCCCGCCGAGCAGTGAGGGCGCGAGGACGGGGAGTGCCACGTGCAGCCAGTACTGGAGGCCGGTGGCGCCGTTGTTCTGCGCGGCCTCCCGCCACTGGACGCGCAGTCCGTCGAGGGCGGGGGTGATGGTGAGGACCATGAGCGGGATCAGGAAGTACAGGTAGACGATGACCAGTCCCCAGAAGTTGTAGAGGTCCCAGCCCTTGTCCGTCAGACCCAGCTGCCTGGTCAGCACACCGGCGTTGCCGAGGGTGGCGACGAACGCGAAGGCGAGCGGGACACCGCCGAAGTTGGCGAGCACCCCGGAGGCCGTGAGCACGGCCTCGCGCAGCGCCGGGAAGCGGGAGGTCACCACGGCCTGGGCGAGCGGCAGTCCCAGTACGGCCGCGAGCCCGGC from Streptomyces sp. DSM 40750 includes these protein-coding regions:
- a CDS encoding ABC transporter permease; this translates as MTAVVTEADTALVAAASVKRRPRPGGWLAVLPLLAFVAVAFGLPAVAMLNGAFTVKDQATGATSYTTANMTASVQGAYLTAMLGSVKLSAVSAGLAAVLGLPLAQAVVTSRFPALREAVLTASGVLANFGGVPLAFAFVATLGNAGVLTRQLGLTDKGWDLYNFWGLVIVYLYFLIPLMVLTITPALDGLRVQWREAAQNNGATGLQYWLHVALPVLAPSLLGGLVLLFGSAFAAYATAAAMVGSSIPLVTLQIADAISGNVLVGQENVALALSLDMVLIAGLVMAVYLPLQRRSARWLA